From the genome of Toxoplasma gondii ME49 chromosome XII, whole genome shotgun sequence:
AAGGGGATGACGGAAGACAAACAAAGTGAGGAAACTAAGGGAGAAGTTCGCGAGCGTCTTGAAGCCCTGGTAAGCCTTTGGAAACAACTCTTTTTACGATGCgccgccttttctccttcgttgcCACGAGCACACCTGCTAACCTGAGACCCTCGATACGCAGTGGTCGTATGCTCTACAGGAAGGCAGTGTTTTGCCACTTGCACTTGTCCATGAATCTCCCGTCTGCACTTTGTTTCGGTGTGTTCTCAGCTGCACCAGTTTTCCCAGGAGCCCCCCGAAGCAGTTCTGTGGCCTGTGCCACGACTGCCGAAGCGGGCAGCtcttgaagaagacgaggaagacgaagaagatgattAAATTGTACCAGTTTTATCGTTTGCGCAATGCTTTCGTCTTCGGTGGTTCTTTACCTCCTGTTCTTTCTGAGAATGTGTCGACAGTCGTATGTCGGTCGGCGCACAAACGGCCTCAACGGAGCCACAGAATCGTCAGAAACGTTTCATTTTCGTTTCCAGCTCTTTCTCGAGAGTTCCGTCGctccaggtgtctcctgtgACAAACGGATGCAGTGTGCAGCGGCGAGAGAACGGACGCAGGAAGTCGGGATCTGATTCAGTTCAATCCAGATTGAACTCGACTGACAGAGGCGTCCGACACTATGCAAAAACCGAAACAGAAAACCTCACTGTAACTGCCAAAACACTCGCGAAATCGCAGTTTATCTCTGTCCCAAAAGTACAATGCCTACCGTTGAAGGCATGAGATAATGTGGTCGTTGTTtatcgtttttctctgtttcctgggAAAGAAATCTGAGACATTGAAGAACTGGAAACCCAGCAACAGCATCTTCTCGACTCTACATCCGCGCATGCGCTCTTGATGAACACACTGCGACAATATGTATATGCCAGCATCACATCAGCTTTCACGTTTTCAGCAAGGCACATGTATACCTATCTGTATATTAAAACGTATCCAGTGTAGAGTTTGAATGTAATGCAGCTTAATCTTCAATGCTGCTCagaatgtatatatatatatgtgcatacgTGAAAGGGAGTATCATTTGCTAGTGTTATGGAATTCGTGTGCGACTTATGGAGTCTTGCGATTCCTTCGAGAGGTGTCTCAAATCTTCGATTccccagagacagcgaggcaaAGAGGGCACATAAAGAGGAAATAGCAAAGAAGCTGGATGAGTTCTGCTCCACGCTGTCTTCGACTGGACTAATCTTCTGTCACGCGCCCTTTTTGGCTTGATGGAACGACCGCACCCAGCCACCTCAGTGCCGGTCAACCGGTTCGTAACATCATTCCACATCATCTCGCGAAAACTGGAACTTTTGCTTTCCTGTtttcaaagaaaacaagGTGAAACACGATTCTTAAAAGCATCGGAGTGGGCTGTCAGTGCCAGAAGCGACTGGGCTACCGCGTGTCCTTATTGCGACCATCTGCACATACTGCAATTGCAAGCACACATACATTACTCTCCAATACGAAGCGAGTTTAGGACAAGTAGATACACTCATACATCTTCAAgaatatatttatataggtatatatatgcaactGTGTTTGGAGTTGCCTCTGGAAATGGGGACCCAACTGCATGAAATTGTCACCAGAACGTTGTATGCTCATTGGTGCCGCTTTAATGGTTCTTTAGTAGCAGGGGTCCTGCAATTTGCATTAGGCTTTCCATTCCCTTTAGAGCAATGATAGCTGGTTTGTATTTCGTAATCTGCGCCAGGGCAGCTAGAGTCACAGCTGCATTACGTTGTGGTCCGCTCACGTCTTTCCTCAGTGCTTCTATGCAACAGAAAATCCCTGCACTTAAGTCCATGTCTTCTAGAACCCTGTCAGACCCTTCTTTGTCGTCGTCCTccctttctgttctttcttttgcaTCGTATGTGTTCCCTCCCGTTGTGGTTGTCTTCTCAGCTGTCTCGACTCTTCCGGTGATGTTtaccgtctctcttcttctaggtttgtctccctctcgttgAACATTTCGAGAAATTGCTGCGAGTTGCGCTTTAGCGGCAAGgcccagaaaaagaagaagattcCCTCGAACCAAAGCTGTTGGTGTTTTCATCTCCTCAGCATCCTTTGCATATCCTTTAGGTGTTGCGGCCTTCAGTATCTCACAAACCCACTGCACCAGGTTTGTCAGTCCGAAAGTGTTGTGTGCCATGTGTGCTTTtcttgcctcctctctcctaTATGCCTGCAACATGTCTGTTGTCTTCCCATCTGTgattctctctgtttctttgtctccttgctGCTCTCCCATCGCAGCTCTCTGTCCACTACGATCTTTTTCTTCACCGCAGAGacgctgcgccttctcttctccacctctaccctcttctttctcttcctcgctcttctcctctgtacAGTCTgttccacttctctctcctctttcttccctgttttcGAACCCACTTTCTGCCCTCCGGCAAGCAGCCTCAGCGCGTGCCACCATAGCGAGGAAAGGCGTCCTTTGTGTCAGCACGCACAAGAGCTGAACTGCAGTACTTGTCTTCTGGTCAATGGTGCATGCGTCCTGTTTAGCCTCGAattccctctttcttttcaccGCGTTCTTCTGCCAACGCCCAAGCAGGTcgccgagagaaggaagcaagcTGCGTGTCACTTCCTCAACAGATAAACAAGGAGAAACACGAGatggagaaagggaagaacgcAAAGAGCTGTCAGGAGCGTTGCTCGAACAAGagcggggagaaagagggggaGAACAAATCCCGTGTACGCGGTTTGGCGTGTGTATTTGATTTGCCTCGGTTGTGGCAAGGGCGACAACCATGCGACACATGAGGGTGAGGCTTCGGATGGTCACGAGTTCAGCTTCCTGATcccctctccgtcttcgttgTGCTTCCTTCCGTTCCCCAGGGAGACAGGCAAGAAGGAAACTGACAAGACGCTCGTCGCGGAGGAACTCACTCTGACGCCTTGCGATTTCTGTTTCATGTCGCGCCTCCACACCGGCACTGGACGACGTCAAGTTCACCAGTAGCCCAAGAAACTCTGCAGTAGGGAGTTTCCCcacagagaacagaagcgacgagcaagagagcgaagcaacagaagaaagagaatcTGGGCACGAGCTGGGGGAAAGCgagtttgcatgcagcaacgGGACAAGTTGCAGAAGGGTCTCGTGAAGATTTCTGAGAATCAGGATCCGCAGAGTGGAGCACCGGGAGAGATTTGTCAAAATGGAGATACACTGTTGCACATCGACCGCAGCTGAatcttctcgctctgtctcaGCTGCTTGAGAGATAATACCTCGAAGGTGTCCCAGCGGTGTTTCTCCATTTGCTTCGTGTAGGAGTTCGAGGAAGAACTCCAAGACCGCCtcactttcctctctctcctgttctgtcACTTTCGCCTTTCCGGCTCCCTGTTTTGTGGTAGAGAGAATCCGCTCTACTTTGCGGCGCGCGTGAGTGAGGCAGGTCTCTCCGTTATTGGCGCGTCCTTCAAACGCTGTCAGATCTTTCAGAAGCAAAGCGAATTCCTGAGAAagccgttttcctctttctcgtcccgtctcttctgtttcgccgctgctgcatgcgcctgaTAGACGCTCGTTCAGTTTTGCCAAAACGGCACAGCGTCGCTTCAAGGCGGCAACTCGGGATACAACAATCTGCCACATCATCTGGAAAGTCTCCCACGTCTCGTCCTGATacgtgtcttttctctctttctcttgttgcttcttctcccctgctTTCTTGACGCTCGTGCTCCTGGCTGTCTTCGACGCGTTCTCGCCGCAGGAAACGCTGGATGCCCGCCCAGAGAGGGCATCTCGGACAGAGCGCTCGAGCAGCAAATTGCAGAAAAGACTCCCAGCCTCTTTGCGAGCCTGGCGCGCATGCTGCAGGGCAGGCCTCGATACTTTGTGACTGTCATTTTCTGAGGGGAGCAatggaggcgagaaagaagaccccCAGGGACTCGTCTTTTCACAGCTTTCCTCATGCatcagagacagcagagtgAGCAAAAACGAGTCGAGTTCTCGGCGCCTCTGTAAGTGCTCAACAAGTTTCCTTCGAGACGACGACTGAAGGGAGAATAAGTGAAGGAGTCCGAGCAGAAGGGATTTCATCTCTCTcagcttcgtctccttttccgaacgtgtctcttctgtgtctctgcccgTTGTGGGTGTTCCTGGCGCCTTCGAGTTCGCATCCCGTGCGGATTTGGGCAATTCGTCGCTGGCTGCAAAAGCTCTGATGGACGGCGAAAACGCCTCTCCTGCCATGATGTCagggaagagggagagcaaTGCAGCAGCGGAGGCATCGCAGGTctccgacagagacagaacggcaGCTTCTTCCCTCAAAGCAGACAAATCAGAGGTCCCTGCAAACGCCTCACAATGGTCCTCAGAAGCCGTCTGTGAACCACATGCGTCTTCCGATGCGGCAAAGCTGCAGACGCAGTACAGACAGCGGAACGCGTTAGAACACCTGGTAAGTGTGTCGATCGTTTGCGAAATGAATTCGTTCTCCGGCCTGGTACGAGAGATCTTGTCGCCGCCGCAATTCCTCAggccttcttcttgttctctcttcagtcGTCGCATCTGCTTCGCCGCCACGCAGATATCCTCGATTGCCAAATCCTTaggcgtcttctgcttcagcAGTCCgtcctgcgtctctttctgccctttctttgcgtttttcacTTCCACATgtgcctgcctctctccctcgctgttCCTACTCACGGGTCGCTCTCCTGCACCTGTGTCTACTCCTTCCTTTCCGACGGTGTTATCTCCTTTCCGCCCTgctctgttgtctcctccctcctctctgttgtctccttgTCCTTCCTCGTTGATTTTAGAAGTGGAGCTCTGCACGTGTTCCACGggttctttgcatgcaggaggagaaagagagagcggatAGCACCAGAACCACATTCGAGCAGCAGGGCATTTTTGCAGAACGCTCAAGGCCTCCTGGACGAGAGGGTCGGAGATAGATGAAAAAGTGTGGTTTGTCCTCAGCACCTGGCCCACGCTCTCGTTcaggcgacacagagacgaccGAGTTTCTTCGACAGAAGCTGACGGGGCGTCCTTCGGAAGTGAGGACGAGCTTGAACCTGGggaaagacggagagcaaaagacgaagaagacgacgaagacgacgggaTATGACGAGCGTCagtgagggagaagaaacctctgttttcttttccgcgtTTCAGAGGAGACCCAGAGCATGCAGTTTCGTTCTGTGGGAcgggacggagagaggaggtgACAAGGACCTTTGCAGAAGGCGCAGGGGTCGAGACGCAATCTGGGTTCGCAG
Proteins encoded in this window:
- a CDS encoding tetratricopeptide repeat-containing protein (encoded by transcript TGME49_276960); its protein translation is MALHNDLLAPFENAALPGKADEEAIRRLEALELTYKAKEAEAFLERVEEVHETIQGLIDGSIDAAELERQEEREKWRERAKQINKEEEAARAREALLMGREGKGENKKRPYTFFCRACLVEFTLPSMTQCTRCGRPVLSREARLAQLEEKVELFKEEKAKHLTRKARWKQWLNTRKFVRKTKVIHYQTWEMWEPSTDEDEKGNASAITPSDDPAFQALEKDLHANQKQRQDRRSAALRCKERGNLLLKKGDLLGALDAYEEGLEHRRDLKELWTNKALVLLKLRKYEEVCQAVTTLLEYCKIFEDGYEKSAPICFKALCRRALACRAMYRWEEALSDMRRAVSLCPGDREARNLLRETELHVRQCNDLYTILDEKDHKRAEAVHPTVDPSEHPASPSCTPTRSSSTSGSSRSSSPPGYTDHYDKQEPSSKVGSMPAASEGPQQTFLHRTGDDDEEKLKNEQADGPPCAYAERDGTRDAEGDFQEQCIAAESKNSGSGHTANTVDDATLQVPVDDNLNTTGYEVVEPPVTANPDCVSTPAPSAKVLVTSSLRPVPQNETACSGSPLKRGKENRGFFSLTDARHIPSSSSSSSSFALRLSPGSSSSSLPKDAPSASVEETRSSLCRLNESVGQVLRTNHTFSSISDPLVQEALSVLQKCPAARMWFWCYPLSLSPPACKEPVEHVQSSTSKINEEGQGDNREEGGDNRAGRKGDNTVGKEGVDTGAGERPVSRNSEGERQAHVEVKNAKKGQKETQDGLLKQKTPKDLAIEDICVAAKQMRRLKREQEEGLRNCGGDKISRTRPENEFISQTIDTLTRCSNAFRCLYCVCSFAASEDACGSQTASEDHCEAFAGTSDLSALREEAAVLSLSETCDASAAALLSLFPDIMAGEAFSPSIRAFAASDELPKSARDANSKAPGTPTTGRDTEETRSEKETKLREMKSLLLGLLHLFSLQSSSRRKLVEHLQRRRELDSFLLTLLSLMHEESCEKTSPWGSSFSPPLLPSENDSHKVSRPALQHARQARKEAGSLFCNLLLERSVRDALSGRASSVSCGENASKTARSTSVKKAGEKKQQEKERKDTYQDETWETFQMMWQIVVSRVAALKRRCAVLAKLNERLSGACSSGETEETGRERGKRLSQEFALLLKDLTAFEGRANNGETCLTHARRKVERILSTTKQGAGKAKVTEQEREESEAVLEFFLELLHEANGETPLGHLRGIISQAAETEREDSAAVDVQQCISILTNLSRCSTLRILILRNLHETLLQLVPLLHANSLSPSSCPDSLSSVASLSCSSLLFSVGKLPTAEFLGLLVNLTSSSAGVEARHETEIARRQSEFLRDERLVSFLLACLPGERKEAQRRRRGDQEAELVTIRSLTLMCRMVVALATTEANQIHTPNRVHGICSPPLSPRSCSSNAPDSSLRSSLSPSRVSPCLSVEEVTRSLLPSLGDLLGRWQKNAVKRKREFEAKQDACTIDQKTSTAVQLLCVLTQRTPFLAMVARAEAACRRAESGFENREERGERSGTDCTEEKSEEEKEEGRGGEEKAQRLCGEEKDRSGQRAAMGEQQGDKETERITDGKTTDMLQAYRREEARKAHMAHNTFGLTNLVQWVCEILKAATPKGYAKDAEEMKTPTALVRGNLLLFLGLAAKAQLAAISRNVQREGDKPRRRETVNITGRVETAEKTTTTGGNTYDAKERTEREDDDKEGSDRVLEDMDLSAGIFCCIEALRKDVSGPQRNAAVTLAALAQITKYKPAIIALKGMESLMQIAGPLLLKNH